The genomic segment AGCTTGCCCACCATGGCCTGGCGATAACCCGCGCTGCCGCGCTGGTCGCTCATGGGAGTGAACGCTGTTTCGAGCGCTGGCAACGCCAGGCTCAAGGCGGGTCGACCCCAACGTTGGCCGATGAGTGCCTGCTCTGCTGCGGTTGCACGGATCGGTGTCGCTGCAACCCCACCGTACGCGAGCCTGGCGCTCTCGATCACACCCAGCTTGGTGCGCAGGGCGAAGCCCGCCGCCACCGTCGAGATGTCATCCAGCTCGCGCTTGGACACCTTGTAGAAGCGGGCGACGTCGGGCTGCGGAAGGGGGATCCGCACGGATGTGATCAACTCGGCTTCTTCACGCAGCGTCTTGCGGTAGCCGGTGAAGAAATCGCACAGGGGTACCCAACGGGTGCCCGCCTTGCCGGCCAAGCAGAGCTCTGCGTCGAGCGCTAGCAGCGCCGGTGGTGAGTCTCCGATGGGAGACGCGGTGCCCAGGTTGCCGCCCAGCGTCGCTCGCGCGCGAATCAACCGGGAGGAGAACAACGGGAGCAACTCGCCGAGCAGCGGTACCTCTTCCGAGAGTTCCGCTTCGATGCGTCCCAAGCTGACGCCAGCACCGATCTCCAGGTAGGCCTCACTGCGCTCGATCCGTTGCAGCTCTTCGATGCCTTCCAGGAGCAACATGCGGTCGAGCCGGCGGTGGCGCTGGTTCAGTTCCACGACGATATCTGTGCCGCCTGACACGAGGTAGGCATCGGGGTGTTCCGCGAGGTAATCGAGCGCCTCGCTGAGCTCGGTTGGGCGGAACAAGAAGCGTGCGAGGTCGTCGCTCTCGTGTGCCAGCTCGAGCTTTTCTACCGGTGGTGGCGGCGACTCGAGGCGCTGCGCGAATTCGTCCCCGCTCCCTGGCTGCAGCACGGGTAGGCTGCGTCCTGCGTCGACGATCGGGCGGTAGCCTGTGCAACGGCAGAGGTTTCCGCCGACGCTCTCCTTGTCAAAACCTGTAGCCGAGCGATCCTTGCGGTAATACTCGGCAAATAGGCTGACGACGAAGCCGGGCGTGCAGTAGCCGCACTGGGAGCCCGCCTTCTCGATCATCGCCTTTTGGACCTCGTGGGGCTCGCGATCCAGAGACGCCGCAGTGCCTGGTGCCCTCACCCCCTCCACTGTGATCACCTCACGACCGGCGACGGCACCGAGCAGCAACAAGCAGCTGTTGACCGGCACGTAGCGTGAACCCCCGCCGTCCTTCTCGAGCAAGGCGACGGCGCAAGCGCCGCACTCGCCCTCTGCACAGCCCTCCTTCGTTCCGGTGCGCCCCTGATCGCGCAGCCAGTTGAGCAACGTGGTGTTGGGATCGACGTCGCGTGCGACGACTTGCTGCCCGTTCAACGTGAAATGGATCGTGTGCATGGATTCGAATCTCTGGGGGCCACCGGCTCCGTCGCGCTCCACCGCAGCCAAGCAGTGAGGCCACGATCATCGCCGACGGGGCGTAGCAGAACTGTACCTTCTATTCGCCAGCTGTGAGGCGGGCAAGGGCGACGAGAGGCGCGCTATTCGCCGCGCGGGTCGGCCGCTGTGAGCGCCAGCAAGTGCTCGATTTGCGGCCGATCGAGGCGCAAATGAGCGCCAATTTCACCGCGTTTTGCGCCGCCCCCGGTTGTCACCGCGCGCAAAGCGATGAGTTCCGCCACCACGCTCACGGCGATTTCGTCCGGAGTAACGGCCCCAATGTCGAGCCCCACCGGCGTGTAGACCCGTGACAGGTCCGGGAGTCGCTCCTTGGCCTGCAGTCGCTGAAGGATGCGCGCAATCTTGCGGCGGCTCCCGATCATCCCCAGGTAGGCGTGGGGTTGTGCTCCGAAACACGCCAACGCTTCTTCGTCCAGACGGTGATCGTGGGTGACGATCAAGAGCCAATCGCCGGCGGTCGGTCGAAGTTCGGCGACCGCTTCTTTTGGTTCCTTGAGGATACGCGTGCAGTGGGGGAAGCGAGCTTCGTCGTTGAACTCCTCCCGTGCGTCCACCACGACGGGGGCGAAGCCGACGCGCGCCGCCAAGCTAGCCGTTGCCTGCGCGACGTGACCCGCGCCGAGTAAGATCAGGCGCGGCGTACCCTCGATGGCTTCCATGAACACCTCCATTCGACCTCCGCAGCACATGCCCAGGTCGCGGATCAGATCCCACTCTCGCGTGCGAGACTCGCGCGTTTGCAGGCACTCACGCAGCTGGTCGAGCACTGCCTCTTCAATGGCTCCCCCGCCCACCGTGCCCACCCTCGAACCGTCGCGACGCAGCAGCAGACGCGCGCCGAGCACCTGAGGTGTCGAGCCGCTGGTGCGCGTCACCGTGGCAAGCGCCGCTCGGTCGCTCCGTTCGAGCAACTCGACCACTGCCTGCATCACCTCGCGCATCCAGGCTTCCTTTCACGCGTCGATCATCGGCGCAAGCTCGACACGGTGGTGATTCTCCCGCGACGTCGTCAGGATCAGCCAGAACTGGAGGTCTTGACGCTCTGCGGAGAGACGAGGCCATCCAGCTCGTCAGCGAGCCGCTGAACCCCCGCGTCCTTGTGAACGAAGACGCCGCCGTCTGACGCGCGCAGCCAGATCCGTTCGTCCGAGGTGCCGCTGTAGAAAACCGCACACGTTACGGCACCGGACTGAAGCAGCGTTTCCGCGACCTCGATTCCGTCCCCGTCAGGCAGCACGATGTCAAAGACGCCACAGTCGTAAGGGCCGGTGCAGCCCAGCGCCGCGGTCGCCGACGGCGCCTCCGTGACGCTGTAGCCCCGCCTGCTCAGCTCGCGACTGATCGCCCGGCGCATCACCGGTTCGTCTTCGAGCAGCAGGACCCGCAACATCTGTTTCTATTTGCCCTGGCCCACCCTGATCCGCAACTACAGAAGCGATGCTGTATGCGGAGAGTGACGAAGCTAACGTTCACGTAAAGGCACGCCTCAGTGTCAGCGTTTCGTTTGGCTTGGGAAAGGCGCCATTGGTCAGACGGGCTGCCTATTAGCCAACTCGCGACGGTGCCTTCATTGGAGGCGGGTACGGAGTTCAGCGCTCAAGCTTTCCCGGCGACGGCCGTTCGTCTGACTTTGCAGGAATGCGCGTTTTGGGAGCCAGCCACCTCGCGATCCGGGACACCCACGCGTTTGGGCTTGGCTTTCCGGGCTACATTTCTCTCAAGCGAGCGAATATCCTCTCAAAAGTTGGGGGACCCCAGGTGGGTGGTGTAGCGATTTGTCACCCTGAGGGGTGAATCGTGACCCACGCGACGGGAAAGCGGCCCATGGCCGACCCCGTCCAACTCTGGGACATTCTGATTGTTATTGCCATGCGGATAGCTCTGGCCACCCGAGACCAAGACCTGATTGAGCAGGTCAGCGCGATGGCGCAGCGCTGTGGTGCGGGGATCGACACGTCGGTTGGGCCAACGCGACTGCTCGGTGCGCGCGACTTCGAAGTCCGGCTGGTCGAGTGCCGTTTGCTCGACGCCCGTCAGGAGCCGACGTTGGCGGGTATGGAACTCGGCCCCGACGACTGGCTGCTCTTGCTGCAGGAGCGTCTGCCCGAGCAAGGTTCCGGCTTGCGCTTGTATTGTGTACCAACCGCTCGACGGGGCGAACTCCTCGATCGCATCGAAGAGGTGTTGCCGCGCCGCGCGTGGATCCGCGATGCGGCTGAGCAGATCCTCGGCGACACGCCTGCCGTGCGCCGGGTCAAAGAGCAGATCCGTCGCGTCGCGCGTTTCCGTGATGTTTCCGTGTTGGTCCTCGGTGAGACAGGAACCGGCAAGGAACTGGTGGCCGAGGCAGTGCATCAGCTAGCGAGCGGTGACCGCGACCCGTTCGTGGCCATCAACTGCGCAGCGATCCCCGCGGAACTATTCGAGAGTGAGCTCTTCGGACATGAGGCGGGGGCATACACTGGCGCCCGTGGGGCCCGCGTCGGGCTACTCGAGGCTGCGGGTTCGGGTACCGTTTTTCTCGATGAGGTCGGAGAGATGCCTCCCCAGCTTCAACCGAAGCTGCTCCGTGCGCTCGAGACGCGAGAGTTCCGACGCATTGGCGCGAACACCAGCGTTCCGCTCAAGGCGCGGGTGATCAGCGCCACGAATCGCGGTTT from the Polyangiaceae bacterium genome contains:
- a CDS encoding FAD binding domain-containing protein: MHTIHFTLNGQQVVARDVDPNTTLLNWLRDQGRTGTKEGCAEGECGACAVALLEKDGGGSRYVPVNSCLLLLGAVAGREVITVEGVRAPGTAASLDREPHEVQKAMIEKAGSQCGYCTPGFVVSLFAEYYRKDRSATGFDKESVGGNLCRCTGYRPIVDAGRSLPVLQPGSGDEFAQRLESPPPPVEKLELAHESDDLARFLFRPTELSEALDYLAEHPDAYLVSGGTDIVVELNQRHRRLDRMLLLEGIEELQRIERSEAYLEIGAGVSLGRIEAELSEEVPLLGELLPLFSSRLIRARATLGGNLGTASPIGDSPPALLALDAELCLAGKAGTRWVPLCDFFTGYRKTLREEAELITSVRIPLPQPDVARFYKVSKRELDDISTVAAGFALRTKLGVIESARLAYGGVAATPIRATAAEQALIGQRWGRPALSLALPALETAFTPMSDQRGSAGYRQAMVGKLLEKFWFDSAPDSPAQSSSRKVG
- a CDS encoding XdhC family protein, coding for MQAVVELLERSDRAALATVTRTSGSTPQVLGARLLLRRDGSRVGTVGGGAIEEAVLDQLRECLQTRESRTREWDLIRDLGMCCGGRMEVFMEAIEGTPRLILLGAGHVAQATASLAARVGFAPVVVDAREEFNDEARFPHCTRILKEPKEAVAELRPTAGDWLLIVTHDHRLDEEALACFGAQPHAYLGMIGSRRKIARILQRLQAKERLPDLSRVYTPVGLDIGAVTPDEIAVSVVAELIALRAVTTGGGAKRGEIGAHLRLDRPQIEHLLALTAADPRGE
- a CDS encoding response regulator, which codes for MLRVLLLEDEPVMRRAISRELSRRGYSVTEAPSATAALGCTGPYDCGVFDIVLPDGDGIEVAETLLQSGAVTCAVFYSGTSDERIWLRASDGGVFVHKDAGVQRLADELDGLVSPQSVKTSSSG
- a CDS encoding sigma-54-dependent Fis family transcriptional regulator codes for the protein MADPVQLWDILIVIAMRIALATRDQDLIEQVSAMAQRCGAGIDTSVGPTRLLGARDFEVRLVECRLLDARQEPTLAGMELGPDDWLLLLQERLPEQGSGLRLYCVPTARRGELLDRIEEVLPRRAWIRDAAEQILGDTPAVRRVKEQIRRVARFRDVSVLVLGETGTGKELVAEAVHQLASGDRDPFVAINCAAIPAELFESELFGHEAGAYTGARGARVGLLEAAGSGTVFLDEVGEMPPQLQPKLLRALETREFRRIGANTSVPLKARVISATNRGFGSDDSSLRLDLQFRLAGFTIVLPPLRERLEDVEVLARHFVDSFAERQGIRGCGIAGEALSALREHSWPGNVRELRSTLDHAAILCGGNVIDAPTVRAAMAQLQRYAPGSSQEVSEERPSRRPSVNPPVLLSGERVRGLLSENSGLRDIERDLILSAFEESGRNLSKTSRLLGLPRTTLRAKLRRYGAL